The Puntigrus tetrazona isolate hp1 chromosome 23, ASM1883169v1, whole genome shotgun sequence genome has a segment encoding these proteins:
- the LOC122328487 gene encoding zinc-alpha-2-glycoprotein-like isoform X1 encodes MSGLPTSLGNNCDKAMLFFLLFSLLSPLVALYAEYSGHHSLIIYVTFAPGHQYLPTYSSYGMLDDYRVFTFDSTSDVFSHPFGRVESLSTVWRDLKDCTNFKTGYLNLFSRYANLTLGLKGPLLQLMYGCQLSHNGTSRGLYSFSVNGDYSLSMDMDSPHWYSYLPQDLDIKHILDRFDLWNHNNLIYIHRDCVPRLKKFYEHSRTMLDQKVRPEAVIRHKPAGALNCVVTGFYPKDITVEWIVNGQPALDGISTGFLPNHDQTYQVQVAILLSETTHNYTCQIKHSSLQEPMVVTWDASSTMTDVKMSLLIGLIAGLIAAFTLTVVLMCFIFKCVIWKKKSIFVM; translated from the exons ATGTCAGGACTCCCCACGAGCCTGGGGAATAACTGTGACAAGGCAATGTTGTTCTTCCTCTTG TTCTCCTTGCTGTCCCCCCTGGTGGCATTGTACGCAGAATACTCTG GGCATCACAGTTTGATCATATATGTAACGTTCGCTCCTGGACATCAATATTTACCTACATACTCTTCATATGGCATGCTTGATGATTATAGAGTATTTACTTTTGATAGCACCTCCGATGTATTTTCACATCCCTTTGGCCGTGTGGAATCTCTGTCCACTGTCTGGAGAGATCTCAAGGATTGCACAAACTTTAAAACAGGCTATTTAAACCTGTTTTCAAGATATGCTAATTTAACCTTGGGGTTGAAAG gTCCACTCTTGCAGTTAATGTATGGCTGTCAGCTGAGTCATAATGGAACGTCAAGGGGACTGTATTCTTTTTCAGTCAACGGGGACTACAGTCTTTCTATGGACATGGACAGCCCTCATTGGTACTCATACTTGCCCCAAGATCTGGACATTAAACACATTCTAGACAGGTTTGATCTCTGGAATCACAACAATCTCATATACATTCATCGTGATTGTGTTCCTCGACTCAAGAAGTTCTACGAACACAGTAGAACTATGCTTGACCAGAAAG TTCGCCCCGAAGCTGTGATCAGGCACAAGCCTGCTGGAGCTCTTAACTGTGTGGTGACAGGCTTTTACCCTAAAGATATCACCGTGGAGTGGATAGTTAATGGACAGCCAGCCTTAGATGGGATATCAACAGGCTTCCTACCAAATCATGACCAAACATACCAAGTTCAGGTGGCAATTCTCCTATCTGAGACTACACACAACTACACCTGTCAAATAAAGCACAGCAGCCTCCAAGAGCCGATGGTCGTTACGTGGG ATGCTTCCTCCACTATGACAGATGTAAAAATGTCTCTTCTTATCGGACTTATAGCAGGACTTATCGCAGCGTTTACACTAACTGTTGTTCTTATGTGTTTCATATTTAAGTGtgtaatttggaaaaaaaaatctatatttgtaatgtaa
- the LOC122328487 gene encoding hereditary hemochromatosis protein homolog isoform X2 — MLDDYRVFTFDSTSDVFSHPFGRVESLSTVWRDLKDCTNFKTGYLNLFSRYANLTLGLKGPLLQLMYGCQLSHNGTSRGLYSFSVNGDYSLSMDMDSPHWYSYLPQDLDIKHILDRFDLWNHNNLIYIHRDCVPRLKKFYEHSRTMLDQKVRPEAVIRHKPAGALNCVVTGFYPKDITVEWIVNGQPALDGISTGFLPNHDQTYQVQVAILLSETTHNYTCQIKHSSLQEPMVVTWDASSTMTDVKMSLLIGLIAGLIAAFTLTVVLMCFIFKCVIWKKKSIFVM; from the exons ATGCTTGATGATTATAGAGTATTTACTTTTGATAGCACCTCCGATGTATTTTCACATCCCTTTGGCCGTGTGGAATCTCTGTCCACTGTCTGGAGAGATCTCAAGGATTGCACAAACTTTAAAACAGGCTATTTAAACCTGTTTTCAAGATATGCTAATTTAACCTTGGGGTTGAAAG gTCCACTCTTGCAGTTAATGTATGGCTGTCAGCTGAGTCATAATGGAACGTCAAGGGGACTGTATTCTTTTTCAGTCAACGGGGACTACAGTCTTTCTATGGACATGGACAGCCCTCATTGGTACTCATACTTGCCCCAAGATCTGGACATTAAACACATTCTAGACAGGTTTGATCTCTGGAATCACAACAATCTCATATACATTCATCGTGATTGTGTTCCTCGACTCAAGAAGTTCTACGAACACAGTAGAACTATGCTTGACCAGAAAG TTCGCCCCGAAGCTGTGATCAGGCACAAGCCTGCTGGAGCTCTTAACTGTGTGGTGACAGGCTTTTACCCTAAAGATATCACCGTGGAGTGGATAGTTAATGGACAGCCAGCCTTAGATGGGATATCAACAGGCTTCCTACCAAATCATGACCAAACATACCAAGTTCAGGTGGCAATTCTCCTATCTGAGACTACACACAACTACACCTGTCAAATAAAGCACAGCAGCCTCCAAGAGCCGATGGTCGTTACGTGGG ATGCTTCCTCCACTATGACAGATGTAAAAATGTCTCTTCTTATCGGACTTATAGCAGGACTTATCGCAGCGTTTACACTAACTGTTGTTCTTATGTGTTTCATATTTAAGTGtgtaatttggaaaaaaaaatctatatttgtaatgtaa
- the LOC122329270 gene encoding solute carrier family 2, facilitated glucose transporter member 1-like, with amino-acid sequence MESNKKQLTLQLLMAVGTAVIGSLQFGYNTGVINAPQKIIESFYNETWYERYSEYIPPGSLTALWSISVAIFSVGGIFGSFSVGLFVNRFGRRNSMLIVNVLAFTSAALMGFSKLAESWEMLIIGRFIIGLYSGLSTGFVPMYVGEIAPTSLRGALGTLHQLGIVVGILIAQIFGIKEIMGNPTLWPFLLGFTFIPAVIQCALLPFCPESPRYLLINQNEEAKAKSVLKKLRGTEDVAADMQEMRDESRQMMREKTVTIPELFRSSLYRQPIFIAIMLQLSQQFSGINAVFYYSTGIFEKAGVSEPVYATIGAGVVNTAFTVVSLFIVERAGRRSLHLVGLMGMAVSSVLMTIAMALLDQVKWMSYVSIVAIFSFVAFFEIGPGPIPWFIVAELFSQGPRPSAIAVAGFSNWFANFLVGMCFQYVEELTGPYVFIIFTVLLLIFFVFTYFKVPETKGRTFEEISASFRSGSEKYTRDDLNTLGADSQL; translated from the exons ATGGAGTCTAATAAAAAG CAGTTGACGCTTCAGCTGTTGATGGCTGTTGGGACTGCTGTGATCGGCTCCTTGCAGTTTGGCTACAACACTGGAGTCATCAATGCCCCTCAGAAG ATCATTGAGTCTTTCTACAATGAGACATGGTATGAGAGGTACTCTGAGTACATCCCGCCAGGCTCTCTAACTGCACTCTGGTCCATATCAGTGGCCATTTTCTCTGTGGGTGGTATTTTCGGCTCCTTCTCGGTTGGACTCTTTGTAAACCGTTTTGGCAG GAGGAACTCAATGCTCATTGTTAATGTTCTGGCCTTCACCTCTGCTGCTTTAATGGGCTTTTCCAAGCTGGCTGAATCCTGGGAGATGCTTATTATCGGCCGCTTCATTATAGGCCTTTACTCTGGCCTGTCCACAGGCTTTGTACCAATGTATGTAGGAGAAATCGCCCCAACTTCTTTGCGTGGGGCACTGGGCACACTTCACCAGCTTGGCATTGTCGTTGGGATCCTCATAGCACAG ATCTTTGGGATTAAAGAAATCATGGGGAACCCTACATTGTGGCCCTTCTTACTTGGGTTTACTTTCATCCCAGCCGTAATCCAGTGTGCCTTGCTGCCCTTCTGCCCCGAGAGCCCTCGCTACCTCCTCATTAACCAGAACGAGGAGGCTAAAGCCAAGAGTG TGCTGAAGAAGCTCCGTGGCACTGAAGACGTGGCTGCAGACATGCAGGAGATGAGGGACGAGAGCAGACAGATGATGAGGGAGAAGACAGTCACCATCCCTGAGCTCTTCCGCTCATCCCTCTACCGCCAGCCCATCTTCATTGCCATCATGCTACAGCTCTCCCAGCAGTTCTCCGGTATCAATGCT gtTTTTTATTACTCCACTGGTATATTTGAGAAAGCAGGGGTGTCTGAGCCTGTCTATGCCACCATTGGTGCTGGAGTTGTGAACACAGCATTCACAGTTGTATCG CTGTTCATAGTGGAGCGAGCCGGTCGAAGATCACTACATCTTGTTGGGCTGATGGGAATGGCTGTGTCTTCTGTTCTCATGACCATAGCTATGGCGCTACTA GATCAAGTTAAATGGATGTCATATGTCAGCATCGTCGCCATCTTCAGTTTTGTGGCATTTTTCGAGATCGGACCAGGTCCAATCCCGTGGTTCATTGTGGCTGAACTCTTCAGTCAAGGCCCCCGACCTTCTGCCATCGCCGTTGCTGGTTTCTCTAACTGGTTTGCCAACTTCTTGGTGGGAATGTGCTTCCAGTATGTTGAG GAACTGACAGGGCCGTACGTTTTCATCATCTTCACTGTCCTTCTTCTGATATTCTTCGTCTTCACCTACTTCAAAGTTCCTGAGACCAAAGGGCGGACATTTGAAGAGATCTCTGCGAGCTTCCGCTCAGGGTCAGAGAAGTATACCCGAGATGATCTGAACACATTGGGGGCAGATTCCCAGCTCTGA